One Vespa crabro chromosome 9, iyVesCrab1.2, whole genome shotgun sequence genomic region harbors:
- the LOC124426688 gene encoding uncharacterized protein LOC124426688 isoform X1, which yields MSVIESLRNILCKDSSIIVNRARLSYIERLFPEFKDYVIIYKKGKKLCNRDVSDVELNDYDTEVTGNPLEYSFGDDKFINSTLIIEKYWYQEEESYIPLSRLEACTILNTCLKYLDNDNVIPIFILCDGKDHNKTAILGSIVQKNWLNTIEVTNSETQGLDIVKNSCSELLLKHLKLSFSQPCDVSVSTLSTYHLFGFRHETLELPECEESCFEGSITLNIMANSILFDPPTRSSKNNLVLEIITGRNDSALVNLWHQLLLLNQYLTILDTYKEMNAKSYDNSNSLQYPNDFINPCVKDQDKIIENMNLLLINDYSYRKSSYNKIEEIYLENNENNIKLQQYIKAVSFRPNIDFTDLMWELLMCIPKYTQMTECMHKIFQEILTGEYQPQLNVTNNTKLAKILPELSHQKTVTHLLIGCLPLETLVDIGFEKVSNDYKYILMNSGFITFDDIQKKFEKQPEKFDSRFYRKKLINMIQMHICLEFMLLLQKHINCSTDVLQSSLEYVLKEITSIEFSIKALQDLCKNKVYTLTIPAPNILINELNKGIPATWRVNLVSESELSKVRTITYFSDMPIFPPNMYYAEHINKLSELFHITTAVISSTKSNHV from the exons atgagtGTTATAGAaagtttaagaaatattttatgtaaagaTTCATCAATAATAGTTAATAGAGCTCGTTTATCATATATTGAACGACTTTTTCCTGAGTTTAAGGATTatgtcattatttataaaaaa GGGAAAAAACTTTGTAATCGTGATGTTAGTGATGTGGAATTAAATGATTATg ATACAGAAGTTACTGGTAATCCTTTAGAATATTCATTTGGtgatgataaatttattaatagtactttaataatagaaaaatattggtatcaagaagaagaatcatATATTCCTTTAAGCAGACTTGAAGCATG tacaatattaaatacttGTCTTAAGTAtttagataatgataatgtcaTACCAATATTTATACTTTGTGATGGCAAAGATCATAATAAAACTGCAATACTAGGTAGTATTGTACAGAAAAATTGGCTTAATACGATAGAAGTTACAAATAGTGAAACACAAGGACTCGATATAGTTAAAAATAGTTGTTCTGaacttttattaaaacatcttaaattatcattttcacaGCCATGTGAT gtATCAGTGTCTACTTTGAGTACCTATCATTTATTTGGGTTTAGGCATGAAACATTAGAATTACCAGAATGTGAAGAATCTTGTTTTGAAGGGAGCATAACACTTAACATAATGGCAAATAGCATATTATTTGATCCCCCTACAAGATCATCCAAAAATAATTTA GTCCTTGAAATTATCACTGGAAGAAATGATAGTGCTTTGGTGAATTTGTGGcatcaattgttattattaaatcaatatttaacgatattagaTACTTACAAAGAAATGAATGCAAAATCATACGATAATTCTAATTCATTGCAATAtccaaatgattttataaatccATGTGTAAAg gatcaagataaaataatagaaaatatgaatCTTCTacttattaatgattatagcTATAGAAAATctagttataataaaatagaagaaatataccttgaaaataatgaaaataatataaaactacAGCAATATATAAAGGCTGTATCTTTTAGACCAAACATAGATTTTACTGATCTTATGTGGGAACTACTTATGT GTATTCCAAAGTATACACAGATGACAGAATGTAtgcataaaatatttcaagaaatTTTAACTGGTGAATATCAACCGCag TTAAATGtaacaaataatacaaaacTTGCAAAAATATTGCCTGAATTATCTCATCAAAAGACAGTTACACATTTACTAATAGGATGTTTACCGTTAGAAACTTTAGTTGATATAGGATTTGAAAAAGTAagcaatgattataaatatattttaatgaattcaGGGTTTATTACATTTGATgatatacaaaagaaatttgaaaagcAACCAGAAAAATTTGACTCCAGGTTTTAtag GAAGAAGTTGATTAATATGATACAAATGCATATTTGTTTGGAATTTATGCTACTTTTACAGAAACATATAAATTGTTCAACAGATGTTTTACAATCATCATTGGAATATGTcttgaaagaaataacatcTATAGAATTCTCTATAAAAGCTTTACAAGATTTATGTAAAAACAAAGTATATACTTTGACTATCCCTGCACcaaatatccttattaatgaACTTAATAAAGG TATTCCTGCAACATGGAGAGTTAATCTTGTTTCTGAATCGGAATTATCAAAAGTCAGGACAATTACTTATTTTAGTGATATGCCTATATTTCCTCCTAACATGTATTATGCAG agcacataaataaattaagtgAATTATTTCACATCACAACAGCTGTGATTTCTTCTACTAAGAGTAATCATGTGTAA
- the LOC124426688 gene encoding uncharacterized protein LOC124426688 isoform X2: MSVIESLRNILCKDSSIIVNRARLSYIERLFPEFKDYVIIYKKGKKLCNRDVSDVELNDYDTEVTGNPLEYSFGDDKFINSTLIIEKYWYQEEESYIPLSRLEACTILNTCLKYLDNDNVIPIFILCDGKDHNKTAILGSIVQKNWLNTIEVTNSETQGLDIVKNSCSELLLKHLKLSFSQPCDVSVSTLSTYHLFGFRHETLELPECEESCFEGSITLNIMANSILFDPPTRSSKNNLVLEIITGRNDSALVNLWHQLLLLNQYLTILDTYKEMNAKSYDNSNSLQYPNDFINPCVKDQDKIIENMNLLLINDYSYRKSSYNKIEEIYLENNENNIKLQQYIKAVSFRPNIDFTDLMWELLMCIPKYTQMTECMHKIFQEILTGFITFDDIQKKFEKQPEKFDSRFYRKKLINMIQMHICLEFMLLLQKHINCSTDVLQSSLEYVLKEITSIEFSIKALQDLCKNKVYTLTIPAPNILINELNKGIPATWRVNLVSESELSKVRTITYFSDMPIFPPNMYYAEHINKLSELFHITTAVISSTKSNHV, from the exons atgagtGTTATAGAaagtttaagaaatattttatgtaaagaTTCATCAATAATAGTTAATAGAGCTCGTTTATCATATATTGAACGACTTTTTCCTGAGTTTAAGGATTatgtcattatttataaaaaa GGGAAAAAACTTTGTAATCGTGATGTTAGTGATGTGGAATTAAATGATTATg ATACAGAAGTTACTGGTAATCCTTTAGAATATTCATTTGGtgatgataaatttattaatagtactttaataatagaaaaatattggtatcaagaagaagaatcatATATTCCTTTAAGCAGACTTGAAGCATG tacaatattaaatacttGTCTTAAGTAtttagataatgataatgtcaTACCAATATTTATACTTTGTGATGGCAAAGATCATAATAAAACTGCAATACTAGGTAGTATTGTACAGAAAAATTGGCTTAATACGATAGAAGTTACAAATAGTGAAACACAAGGACTCGATATAGTTAAAAATAGTTGTTCTGaacttttattaaaacatcttaaattatcattttcacaGCCATGTGAT gtATCAGTGTCTACTTTGAGTACCTATCATTTATTTGGGTTTAGGCATGAAACATTAGAATTACCAGAATGTGAAGAATCTTGTTTTGAAGGGAGCATAACACTTAACATAATGGCAAATAGCATATTATTTGATCCCCCTACAAGATCATCCAAAAATAATTTA GTCCTTGAAATTATCACTGGAAGAAATGATAGTGCTTTGGTGAATTTGTGGcatcaattgttattattaaatcaatatttaacgatattagaTACTTACAAAGAAATGAATGCAAAATCATACGATAATTCTAATTCATTGCAATAtccaaatgattttataaatccATGTGTAAAg gatcaagataaaataatagaaaatatgaatCTTCTacttattaatgattatagcTATAGAAAATctagttataataaaatagaagaaatataccttgaaaataatgaaaataatataaaactacAGCAATATATAAAGGCTGTATCTTTTAGACCAAACATAGATTTTACTGATCTTATGTGGGAACTACTTATGT GTATTCCAAAGTATACACAGATGACAGAATGTAtgcataaaatatttcaagaaatTTTAACTG GGTTTATTACATTTGATgatatacaaaagaaatttgaaaagcAACCAGAAAAATTTGACTCCAGGTTTTAtag GAAGAAGTTGATTAATATGATACAAATGCATATTTGTTTGGAATTTATGCTACTTTTACAGAAACATATAAATTGTTCAACAGATGTTTTACAATCATCATTGGAATATGTcttgaaagaaataacatcTATAGAATTCTCTATAAAAGCTTTACAAGATTTATGTAAAAACAAAGTATATACTTTGACTATCCCTGCACcaaatatccttattaatgaACTTAATAAAGG TATTCCTGCAACATGGAGAGTTAATCTTGTTTCTGAATCGGAATTATCAAAAGTCAGGACAATTACTTATTTTAGTGATATGCCTATATTTCCTCCTAACATGTATTATGCAG agcacataaataaattaagtgAATTATTTCACATCACAACAGCTGTGATTTCTTCTACTAAGAGTAATCATGTGTAA
- the LOC124426696 gene encoding PI-PLC X domain-containing protein 3, protein MEKKYGIKSEHQYHSEAYSTRTISNDNLEFWMTRLPEPLKKLPIIYLAIPGSHNTMTYTIERRNEVGPDEPAYIRALGRYCSIFSKPVIFNWSVTQKNNVREQLNGGIRYLDLRVATKTRNDNIYFLHGLYGSEVTKPFEDIVRWLNHHANEVIILDFQHFYNFSDMNHRRLIAIINDIFREKLCPTFSSFNHMSLYWLALKRYQVFVIYRNVYAMNHPNLWPSALWPTPWPNTVLVDQLVNFLNDKLQKRSPDIPLVSQCLLTPNISYVMKHLCGNLQSDLAPICQKAILNWISQHKSGSNGLNIVITDFISDKNYLFPKTVIQANLKLLKNL, encoded by the exons ATGGAGAAAAAATATGGTATTAAAAGTGAACACCAATACCATTCTGAAGCATATTCGACTAGAActatttcaaatgataatttagAATTTTGGATGACGCGACTTCCGGaaccattaaaaaaattacctATTATATATCTCGCTATACCCG GTTCACACAATACGATGACTTATACGATAGAACGACGTAACGAGGTAGGACCTGATGAGCCTGCATACATCAGAGCATTGGGTCGTTattgttctattttttcaaAGCCTGTCATTTTTAATTGGTCTGTTACGCAAAAGAACAATGTAAGAGAACAATTAAATGGTGGAATAAGATATTTGGATTTACGAGTTGCTACAAAAACAAGGAatgacaatatttattttcttcatggTTTGTATGGATCAGAGGTTACCAAGCCATTTGAAGATATTGTACGTTGGTTAAATCATCACGCGAACGAAGTTATCATTTTagattttcaacatttttacaatttttcggATATGAATCATCGTCGTCTCATTgcgataataaatgatatttttcgtGAGAAATTATGTCCAACGTTTTCCTCTTTCAATCATATGTCTTTGTATTGGCTTGCTTTGAAAAGGTATCAAGTTTTTGTCATTTATAGAAATGTTTACGCGATGAATCATCCGAATTTGTGGCCAAGCGCTCTCTGGCCAACACCATGGCCAAATACCGTACTTGTTGATCAActcgtaaattttttaaacgataaacTTCAAAAACGTTCACCCGATATCCCTTTAGTATCGCAATGTCTCTTAACTCCTAATATATCATACGTTATGAAGCATCTTTGTGGAAATTTACAGTCAGATTTGGCGCCGATATGTCAAAAAGCGATTCTCAATTGGATAAGTCAACATAAATCTGGATCTAATGGTTTAAACATTGTTATAACTGATTTCATatccgataaaaattatttatttccaaaGACAGTAATTCAAGCTAACCTGAAACtcttaaaaaatttgtag
- the LOC124426693 gene encoding PAT complex subunit CCDC47 yields MKLWLVIIHIVLVAANIWVTAHFHEELPEDNEFAEFEDFEEDRPNSAVPSDHITEHHKEADLNEDFEEDDVLIVDGDNEFDHFQDEEEFEGLDVTGGNAGSKSDEPSTLTITKVPLHLRARWDSFCLEILMVAGLLVYCINYIAGRAKNARIAESWLQEHRQLLLENFTLVGDTGKLVENVSENGLVKESESQYTLYCSGRVGCDSMLIELKLIKRQDLIAVLAQLVRPQNDQAHIRVDLAKDEVDNFVLAIATKRTAMHLARDMADISVYCPDKRPGEKYGLPAGFYVMPEIAETASVILDTRVLQAFAKFAPYIDYIHISDQYSGLKQQTENTQLTMPEVKKVLLVGLNISIKGRTASPECQEKLKLLLQLTFYILDKLRRFKLSKEGKNKADKNRLRVEEAFLKTTHAARAEAAAQKREERRRAEKERILQKEDPDKQRKWEEKEQRRLAKKRAPRMKQLKVKAL; encoded by the exons ATGAAACTGTGGCTAGTGATCATTCACATAGTGTTAGTTGCTGCAAATATATGGGTCACAGCACATTTCCATGAAGAGCTTCCAGAAGATAATGAATTTGCAGAGTTTGAAGATTTTGAAGAAGATAGACCAAATTCGGCAGTTCCTTCTGATCATATAACAGAACATCATAAAGAAGCAGATTTAAATGAAGATTTCGAAGAAGATGATGTTCTTATTGTAGATGGAGATAATGAATTTGATCACTTtcaagatgaagaagaatttGAGGGATTAGATGTGACTGGTGGAAATGCAGGTTCTAAAAGTGATGAACCGTCCACACTTACAATTACTAAAGTACCTCTGCATTTGCGTGCAAGATGGGATAGTTTCTGTTTGGAAATATTGATGGTAGCTGGACTTTTAGTATATTGCATAAATTATATTGCAGGACGTGCTAAAAATGCACGTATAGCAGAATCTTGGTTGCAAGAACACAGACAACTCttgttagaaaattttactCTTGTAGGTGATACAGGGAAATTGGTAGAAAATGTGTCTGAAAATGGTTTGGTTAAGGAAAGCGAGTCGCAATATACCTTATATTGTTCGGGTCGAGTTGGCTGTGATTCAATGTTGATAGAActcaaattaattaaaagacaaGACTTAATTGCAGTATTAGCTCAATTAGTACGCCCACAAAATGATCAAGCACATATAAGAGTAGATCTTGCCAAAGATGAAGTTGATAATTTTGTATTAGCAATTGCCACAAAACGAACTGCAATGCATTTAGCAAGAGATATGGCTGACATTAGTGTTTATTGTCCTGATAAACGACCTGGAGAAAAATATGGCCTTCCAGCAGGCTTTTATGTTATGCCAGAAATTGCTGAAACAGCTTCTGTTATTTTAGATACTAGAGTTCTACAAGCTTTTGCCAAATTTGCAccatatatagattatatacaCATTAGTGATCAATATAGCGGACTTAAACAACAAAC AGAAAATACTCAATTAACAATGCCtgaagtaaaaaaagtattattagttggactaaatataagtataaaagGACGTACTGCTAGTCCAGAATGTCAAGAGAAACTAAAACTTCTTCTTCAACTTACATTTTACATATTGGATAAATTACGACGTTTCAAGCTATCTAAAGAG GGTAAGAATAAAGCGGATAAAAATCGCCTTAGAGTAGAGGAAGCCTTTTTAAAAACAACGCACGCGGCACGAGCCGAAGCTGCAGCACAGAAACGAGAAGAACGTAGGAGagctgaaaaagaaagaattctcCAAAAAGAAGATCCTGATAAGCAAAGAAAgtgggaagaaaaagagcaacGTAGATTAGCAAAGAAACGTGCACCAAGAATGAAACAACTTAAAGTAAAAGCTTTGTGA
- the LOC124426686 gene encoding kinesin-like protein KIF3B, translating into MDKLDNQSKNSKKKCSRSSAGSADVATQCVQVVVRCRPMDEKETARGYIRVVDVIPSRGVVEIRHPRDDPSTDNVKVFTFDAVYDWRSTQQELYEETVRPLVSSVLDGFNGTIFAYGQTGTGKTYTMEGSKMEHEKRGIIPRSFEHIFNHIGRSENMQYLVRASYLEIYQEEIRDLLHRDQSLRFELKEKPESGVFVKDLSTAVCKSAAEIQRLMNEGNQNRTIGATNMNEHSSRSHAIFLITIEMGSIGDNGGIRVGRLNLVDLAGSERQSKTGASGERLKEASKINLSLSALGNVISALVDGKTTHVPYRDSKLTRLLQDSLGGNSKTIMVANIGPASYNYDETLTTLRYANRAKNIKNKPRINEDPKDALLRQYQEEIGRLKEKLAQRSMVQRKKRKTKKKREDDLADSESDAEDSKGEDNNKTVEVDKKLIAEQLRAEKQETENLITRIKDLESKMLCGGKNIIDHTNEQQRALEQKAAEIAERKKREVEMQQKLEDEELTMVGVRETYTTLQQEVDVKSRKLRKCFTKLQALKQELDDVTNDFNRDRRDLEQTQHELMKELKLKYLIIENFIPEEEKNKILSRIHFDEEEDCWILKNSEASNIETIKRPTSVPGARRPISEYARIALAMGRGYRYAGENILNLDLDMPARTTLDYHGPAIAPTIQAVLEEALRDEGDIDVDASNAKLRSKPRLQSARIRPRSVPKMQQIPTPVYPKTRGLVPK; encoded by the coding sequence ATGGATAAGCTCGACAATCAGTCGaagaattcaaagaaaaaatgttcgaGATCAAGCGCAGGATCGGCAGATGTGGCGACTCAATGCGTCCAGGTTGTTGTAAGATGCAGACCAATGGACGAGAAGGAAACTGCACGAGGTTATATTCGTGTAGTCGACGTCATTCCGTCAAGAGGGGTAGTAGAGATCCGCCATCCTCGGGACGATCCGTCCACGGACAATGTCAAGGTCTTCACCTTCGATGCTGTTTATGATTGGCGTTCGACTCAGCAAGAACTTTATGAGGAAACCGTGAGACCTTTAGTTTCTTCGGTATTGGACGGTTTCAATGGTACAATTTTTGCTTATGGTCAGACTGGGACAGGTAAAACTTATACAATGGAAGGTTCAAAGATGGAACACGAAAAACGTGGTATAATTCCAAGATCTTTCGAGCACATATTCAATCACATCGGCAGATCGGAGAACATGCAATATCTCGTGAGAGCGAGTTACTTAGAAATTTATCAGGAAGAGATACGTGATCTTCTTCATCGTGATCAGAGTCTTCGATTCGAGTTGAAAGAAAAACCTGAATCTGGTGTCTTTGTGAAGGATTTATCGACAGCCGTTTGCAAGAGCGCAGCTGAGATTCAACGTTTGATGAATGAAGGTAATCAAAATAGGACAATTGGTGCTACTAACATGAACGAGCACAGTTCTCGCTCTCACGCGATATTTTTGATCACCATCGAGATGGGATCTATTGGTGATAATGGCGGCATTAGAGTAGGTCGTCTGAATCTAGTCGATCTCGCTGGTAGCGAGAGACAAAGTAAAACCGGTGCATCCGGTGAAAGACTGAAGGAAGcgagtaaaattaatttaagcCTTTCTGCTCTCGGTAATGTTATTTCGGCATTAGTGGATGGGAAAACTACTCATGTTCCTTACAGAGATTCCAAACTTACCAGATTATTACAGGATTCTTTAGGGGGAAATTCGAAAACGATTATGGTCGCAAACATTGGCCCTGCTAGTTACAATTATGATGAAACGCTTACGACTTTGCGTTATGCTAATCGTgctaagaatattaagaataagcCACGAATAAACGAAGATCCTAAGGATGCTCTTTTGAGACAGTATCAGGAAGAAATCGGTCGTTTGAAAGAGAAACTAGCTCAGAGGAGTATGGTACAacgtaagaaaaggaaaacaaagaagaaaagagaagacgaTCTTGCAGATTCGGAATCCGATGCAGAGGATAGTAAAGGAGAGGACAACAATAAGACCGTTGaagttgataaaaaattaatagctGAGCAACTGAGAGCTGAGAAACAAGAGACTGAGAACCTTATTACGAGAATAAAAGATTTAGAGAGCAAGATGTTGTGCGGTGGGAAGAATATCATAGATCATACGAACGAACAACAAAGAGCATTGGAACAAAAGGCAGCAGAAATTGCCGAGCGTAAGAAGCGCGAAGTCGAGATGCAACAAAAACTCGAAGACGAGGAATTAACTATGGTCGGTGTACGAGAAACATATACAACCTTGCAACAGGAGGTAGACGTCAAATCAAGAAAGTTGAGGAAATGCTTTACCAAGTTGCAAGCATTGAAGCAAGAATTGGATGATGTGACTAATGACTTCAACAGAGACAGACGTGATTTAGAACAAACGCAGCATGAATTAATGAAGGAGCTCAAactaaaatatttgataattgaaaattttattcctgaagaagagaaaaataagatattatcgaGGATACATTTCGACGAGGAAGAAGACTGTtggattttgaaaaattcagaAGCATCGAacatagaaacgataaaacgtCCTACGTCAGTTCCTGGAGCACGTCGACCAATTTCTGAATATGCTCGAATTGCTCTGGCAATGGGACGTGGATATCGTTATGCcggagaaaatattttgaatttagATCTGGACATGCCAGCTAGAACAACATTAGATTATCACGGACCAGCCATCGCGCCAACCATTCAAGCTGTGCTCGAAGAGGCTCTTCGAGATGAAGGAGACATCGATGTTGATGCTTCGAATGCAAAATTACGTTCCAAGCCACGATTACAATCGGCAAGGATCAGGCCAAGAAGCGTTCCGAAGATGCAGCAAATCCCGACTCCTGTTTATCCGAAAACTAGAGGACTCGTACCCAAATAG